A window of Candidatus Saccharibacteria bacterium contains these coding sequences:
- a CDS encoding helix-turn-helix transcriptional regulator has translation MQGVKERMEALSSGMVTADDKSMYRALRRLEDIELVRSTTEKNPKGPDKKNFGLTHRGMRVLAAYISGYVQPVHMNSNVVELMEEIVDETK, from the coding sequence ATGCAAGGCGTCAAAGAGCGAATGGAGGCCTTGTCGTCCGGTATGGTAACCGCTGATGACAAAAGCATGTACAGGGCGTTACGCAGACTAGAAGACATCGAGCTGGTCCGAAGCACCACCGAAAAAAATCCGAAGGGTCCTGACAAGAAAAACTTTGGACTGACGCACCGCGGAATGCGAGTGCTGGCTGCGTATATCAGCGGTTACGTCCAGCCGGTGCACATGAATAGCAACGTGGTAGAGCTCATGGAGGAGATAGTAGATGAAACGAAGTAA
- a CDS encoding serine hydroxymethyltransferase — translation MIDTTIAELIQGELRRQREGLELIPSENYVSADVLAAMGSVFTNKYAEGYPGRRYYGGQEFTDQVETLAIERAKQLFGADHANVQPHSGAQANEAVYHAWLEPGDTVLAMDLSHGGHLTHGHPVTVLARQYNFVRYRMKDVTTGEIDYDELRRLALEHKPKIILAGFSAYPRELDYAKFAAIGQEVGALLVADMAHIAGLIVGGAAKNPFDYGFHVITTTTHKTLRGPRGGLILSRGTVGNPLKAPEKTIENIPTLIDRTVFPGMQGGPLMHVIAAKAVAFGEALQPEFKAYASQIVKNAKVLADELKNRDFQLVTGGTDNHLILADVHASLGIDGKQAEEALDKVNLTLNKNAIADDPLPPFKPSGIRLGTPAVTTRGLKEEHMAQLAEWMSLALAAHDDAAKLAALQAEVREFALGFPLPSDANH, via the coding sequence ATGATAGACACCACCATAGCCGAACTAATCCAAGGCGAACTCCGCCGCCAACGCGAAGGCCTCGAGCTGATCCCTTCGGAAAACTACGTCTCCGCCGATGTGCTTGCCGCCATGGGCAGCGTCTTCACCAACAAATACGCCGAAGGCTACCCTGGCCGGCGCTACTACGGCGGCCAGGAATTTACTGATCAGGTTGAGACACTGGCCATCGAGCGCGCCAAGCAGCTCTTTGGCGCCGACCACGCCAATGTGCAGCCGCACTCCGGTGCCCAGGCCAATGAGGCGGTCTACCACGCCTGGCTGGAGCCGGGCGACACGGTGCTGGCCATGGATCTCTCGCACGGCGGCCACCTGACGCACGGCCATCCGGTGACGGTGCTGGCCCGTCAGTATAATTTTGTGCGCTACCGCATGAAGGACGTCACGACCGGTGAAATTGATTATGATGAGCTGCGCCGCCTGGCCCTGGAGCACAAGCCCAAGATCATCCTGGCGGGCTTCTCGGCCTACCCGCGTGAGCTGGATTATGCCAAGTTCGCGGCTATCGGCCAGGAGGTCGGGGCGCTCTTGGTGGCGGATATGGCGCATATTGCCGGGCTGATCGTGGGCGGAGCTGCCAAGAACCCGTTTGACTATGGGTTCCACGTTATTACTACCACGACGCACAAGACGCTGCGCGGGCCGCGCGGTGGGCTGATCCTGAGCCGTGGCACCGTCGGCAACCCACTCAAAGCGCCGGAGAAGACGATTGAAAATATCCCTACCCTCATCGACCGCACTGTTTTCCCGGGGATGCAGGGCGGGCCGCTGATGCATGTCATTGCGGCCAAGGCGGTGGCGTTTGGTGAGGCGTTGCAGCCGGAGTTCAAGGCCTACGCTTCGCAAATCGTCAAAAACGCCAAGGTGCTGGCCGACGAGCTGAAGAACCGCGACTTCCAGCTGGTCACCGGCGGCACTGATAACCACCTGATCCTGGCAGACGTCCACGCCAGCCTCGGTATCGACGGCAAGCAGGCAGAGGAAGCCCTGGACAAAGTCAACCTTACCCTCAACAAGAACGCTATCGCTGATGATCCGCTGCCGCCCTTCAAGCCCAGCGGTATCCGTTTGGGGACGCCGGCTGTCACTACCCGCGGGCTTAAAGAAGAGCACATGGCGCAGCTGGCCGAGTGGATGAGTCTGGCGCTGGCCGCCCATGATGATGCGGCCAAGCTGGCGGCACTACAGGCCGAAGTGCGCGAGTTTGCGCTGGGATTCCCATTGCCGAGTGACGCAAATCATTGA
- the murB gene encoding UDP-N-acetylmuramate dehydrogenase, which yields MVKPIENVPLSGYSTMRLGGPARYFTDVALPGQLSEAIEWARSNRLPWRVIGGGSNIVFEDAGFQGLIIRNRIRGVSFATDGQDVILQAGAGEHWDDIVRLSCERGLYGIAELSMIPGTVGATPVQNIGAYGREISEVLSSVTVYDSHDSSWKTLLPEDCRFAYRSSIFNSTEKGRYAIASVTYRLSLTPHGAPLYASLASYLSGFEIADHDPFTIRSGVIAIRMTKLPDPGKVANLGSFFKNPIISAVQAEKIMKKHPEMPVYPTADGRIKLAAGWLIEKAHLKGYENHGFCTYKENALVVVNKSSRSSSDLHAFRQEIITRIKAQFGVTLEQEPEIIGGEASAQPDPNA from the coding sequence ATGGTCAAACCGATTGAAAACGTACCGCTGAGCGGCTACTCCACCATGCGGCTGGGCGGCCCCGCCCGCTACTTTACCGACGTCGCCCTGCCCGGCCAGCTTTCCGAAGCCATTGAATGGGCCCGCAGCAACCGCTTGCCCTGGCGCGTCATCGGCGGCGGCAGCAACATAGTTTTTGAGGATGCCGGCTTTCAGGGGCTGATCATCCGCAACCGCATCCGCGGCGTCTCCTTTGCCACTGATGGCCAGGATGTCATCCTGCAGGCTGGCGCCGGCGAGCACTGGGACGACATCGTCCGGCTCAGCTGCGAGCGCGGCCTGTACGGCATCGCCGAACTCTCGATGATTCCCGGCACCGTCGGCGCCACCCCCGTCCAGAACATCGGTGCCTATGGCCGCGAGATCAGCGAGGTCCTCTCCAGCGTCACCGTCTACGACAGCCACGACAGCAGTTGGAAAACACTGCTGCCCGAAGACTGCCGCTTTGCCTACCGCTCCAGCATCTTCAACTCCACCGAAAAAGGCCGTTACGCCATCGCCTCCGTCACCTACCGCCTTAGCCTGACGCCGCACGGCGCGCCGCTGTACGCCTCTCTGGCCAGCTACCTGAGCGGGTTCGAAATTGCCGATCACGACCCCTTCACCATCAGAAGCGGCGTCATCGCCATCCGCATGACCAAGCTGCCGGACCCCGGCAAGGTCGCCAACCTCGGCTCTTTCTTCAAGAACCCCATCATCAGCGCCGTCCAGGCGGAAAAAATCATGAAAAAACATCCGGAGATGCCCGTCTACCCTACCGCCGACGGCCGCATCAAGCTGGCGGCCGGTTGGCTCATCGAGAAAGCTCATCTGAAAGGCTACGAGAACCACGGATTCTGCACGTATAAGGAAAATGCCCTGGTCGTCGTGAATAAGAGCTCCCGCAGCAGCAGCGACCTGCATGCCTTCCGTCAGGAAATCATCACGCGCATCAAGGCCCAGTTCGGCGTGACGCTCGAGCAAGAACCTGAGATTATCGGCGGCGAAGCCTCCGCCCAACCCGACCCTAACGCATAA
- a CDS encoding DUF1905 domain-containing protein gives MTALNFAAALTTIGDWTIIRLPQDISDQLPSRGQVMVNGTMNGAVFQSPLEPDGDGGHWFKVEAELQAAAGVAAGDTATLTLEATKEWPEPAVPGDFSSLLANNADLQALWQSLTPKARWEWLRWIGSTKQAQTRARRIQVAASKLRAGERRPCCFNQSMCCVPEVSSNGVLLAQ, from the coding sequence ATGACTGCACTCAACTTTGCCGCCGCACTTACCACCATCGGTGACTGGACCATCATCAGGCTGCCGCAGGATATCAGCGACCAGCTGCCGTCCCGTGGTCAGGTCATGGTTAATGGCACTATGAACGGCGCCGTGTTCCAGTCTCCGCTTGAGCCGGATGGCGACGGCGGGCATTGGTTCAAAGTTGAAGCCGAGTTGCAGGCGGCTGCGGGCGTAGCGGCCGGAGACACGGCCACGCTGACACTTGAGGCCACCAAGGAGTGGCCGGAACCTGCTGTGCCGGGAGACTTTTCTTCTTTGCTGGCAAACAATGCCGACCTCCAAGCGCTCTGGCAATCATTAACCCCCAAGGCCCGCTGGGAATGGCTGCGCTGGATCGGCTCCACTAAACAGGCGCAGACCCGGGCGCGCCGCATCCAAGTGGCAGCGTCCAAGCTGCGGGCAGGCGAGCGCCGGCCGTGCTGTTTCAATCAAAGTATGTGCTGTGTGCCGGAGGTATCAAGCAACGGGGTACTTCTTGCTCAGTAA